aattctaataatgtttctttaaattgACTAAAACAAACAATTGGTCTTGAACCATGAACATTTTCTGCCAACCTAGGTATTAGAGATGGAAGTGACAATGTAGATGTAACTACAAGGGCGTCGTATTTTACTTCTGTTGCAAATTTAACAACATCTAACTGACTTTTATAGAGTTTAGATCTACGAAAGTAAgcatttcttttatttccTTTCAATTCCTTAATCTCTTCTTTACTGAAAGGTGTGAACGTAGAATTTACTTCTGCTACCGTTGGAGGTTCGAAATAATCCAAGATTGAAATGGTCTTAACATGATcattaatgaattcttCCGAATagtttgaatattttaataaatccaAGTTAGGATGCTCGTTTTCATGAATAACTACAACTTTACCGTCTAACTTAGAATCAGTGTCGCCTCCAAACATACGTTCTAATAAAAAGTAAACCAATAAACCACCTGTTTCGTCAACGCATAAGTAAGTACCATTACTTCTAATATTTGCTAAGTTTAATAACATACCAACCGATTCCTGAGACATGTCCATAACACGTTGCTGGTCACCTTTAGCAAGGAAATACTCTAGCAAAGCTGAACCACTTAGGTAATTTACTGTGAAATACTTGGCAAACTTTTGCTGCTTTCTTTTCAAGTACTTCTCTTGAGATTGAATCGTTTTCTTATGAAAACTCTCATGTGAATCAATTATCTTAGcaataatttcatcacCAGATACTGACttgttttttaaattttcaatttcagcCATTGTCAACTTTTGAACTTTATTACCAATGTTGATTAAGTGTTTATTGTTCTCACTGctgtttatatttgttaattctggaatatcattttttaattcttctCCTTCAtccaaattattattagaggATTCTGAAAGCTTTTCTTCCATAATTCTGACTTTCCCTACTGGAAtcttgttatttttatttttatttttattcttgTTTTGGgaatcatcttcattttctgtAATATCTGAAGTATTAtcataataaatttcaaaagtgGTCCCCAATGGGTAACCTATGACATCATTCACCTGAAATGCACCAAACTTA
The nucleotide sequence above comes from Tetrapisispora phaffii CBS 4417 chromosome 3, complete genome. Encoded proteins:
- the GCD10 gene encoding tRNA 1-methyladenosine methyltransferase subunit GCD10 (similar to Saccharomyces cerevisiae GCD10 (YNL062C); ancestral locus Anc_2.246), with protein sequence MTSQLDPLKQIAFNQFVILKLPSNNWKIVELRKNGSISLGKFGAFQVNDVIGYPLGTTFEIYYDNTSDITENEDDSQNKNKNKNKNNKIPVGKVRIMEEKLSESSNNNLDEGEELKNDIPELTNINSSENNKHLINIGNKVQKLTMAEIENLKNKSVSGDEIIAKIIDSHESFHKKTIQSQEKYLKRKQQKFAKYFTVNYLSGSALLEYFLAKGDQQRVMDMSQESVGMLLNLANIRSNGTYLCVDETGGLLVYFLLERMFGGDTDSKLDGKVVVIHENEHPNLDLLKYSNYSEEFINDHVKTISILDYFEPPTVAEVNSTFTPFSKEEIKELKGNKRNAYFRRSKLYKSQLDVVKFATEVKYDALVVTSTLSLPSLIPRLAENVHGSRPIVCFSQFKETLLELSHTLYDDLKFLAPSIYETRCRPYQTIRGKLHPLMTMRGGGGYLLCCHRVIPAPEPEQLVATDNKDPDVKKQKTE